The genome window ACATGTCCACCTCCCTTTCGGGCGCCGCCAAAGAACCCGGCGGCTCTTCCAAAAAGGACGCGTCCGTCGTTGCAGAACCATCAAGGGCCATTTGCACGTACGTGTGCGTCACTGATCCGCTATATACCCGTCCCTTTACTGCGATGCAATACCTCTTGGTCCCAAGCGATATCGCGTACCGCCTATTCGATGGCCTGGGCACGGGACCGTCCCTGCCCCATATGATCGCAATCTGGTATAAGGTCTGTAGGAATAAGAGGAGCAAGTGATGCACCATCCTGGGCCATGGCGTTCCACCGTGTCGGCGCTTTTTGCCAATCTGGTGGGTATCGGTCTGGCCCGCTTCGCCTATTCCCCGCTGATTCCGGCCCTGGTGGTGGAAGGCTGGTTCGAAGCCTCGGCCGCCGCCTATCTGGGCGCCGCCAATTTGGCCGGATATCTGGCCGGTGCGCTGTCGGCCCGTGCCCTGGGGCGCCGCCTGGGTCCTGCCTTGGCCCTGAAGGTGATGATGGGCCTGATCGCCGCGTCTTTTCTGGTCTGTGCCCAACCCGCCCCCTTTGCCTGGTTCTTCATCTGGCGCTTTGCCTCGGGTCTGGCCGGAGGCGTCATCATGGTCCTGGCCGCCACCCTGGTCCTGCCCCATGTGCCGGAATCGAGACGCGGCCTGGCCGGGGGCCTGATCTTCATGGGCGTGGGCCTGGGCGCCGTGGCCTCGGCCACCTTGCTGCCCCTGCTTCTGGCCCAGGGCATGAGTTTCACCTGGATCGCGCTCGGCCTGCTGTGCCTGGGCTTCACCCTGGCCGCCTGGAGCGGATGGCCCGAGGACGCGGTCCTACCGGCAAGCACTCCTGCCGCCCCCCTCAAGGATTCCCGCCTGCGCGCCCTGATGGTCATCTACGCGCTGAATGCCTTCGGACTGGTGCCGCATATGGTGTTTCTGGTGGATTTCGTGGCGCGCGGCCTGAACCAGGGAATCGGGCGCGGCGCCTTCATCTGGTTTCTGTTCGGATTGGGAGCCACGGTGGGTCCGGTCATTCTCGGCCGGCTCGGAGACCATTTCGGCTTCGGCAGGGTTCTGCGCGGCGCTTTGGCGACCCAGGTCCTGGTGGTGGGACTGGCCTCGACCACCAGCCAGATCGGATGGCTGGGTCTGTCCGCCCTCATCATGGGAAGCTTCACGCCGGGTGTGGTGCCTGTGGTGCTGGGCCGTGTCCGCGAACTGCTGCCTGGCGATTTCGGTGCCCAGCGCACCGCCTGGAGCCGGACCACCGCCGCCTTCGCCCTGGGACAAGCGGCGGGGGCCTATGGCCTGTCCTGGGTCTTCGCCACGGAGAAGGCCTATCCGCCGCTGTTCGCCCTTGGGGCCGTAGCATTGGCCCTGGCCCTGGCACTGGAACTGGTGGTCAGACGCCGGAACGTTTCAGCGCCCGTTTGAAGGCGCCGTCGCGCTTGATGGCCATTTCGCGCCGTAGCGCGTCGCCATGGCTCAGCGGCCCTTCCACATGGGCCAGCCGCCAGGGGCCGCGCCCGCGGGTGAACTTGGCCCCCTCGCCCGCATTGTGGCGGGCCAGCCGGTCTTCCACGTCAAGGGCGATGCCGGTATAGGCGATATGGGCCCCATTGAGCAGGACATAGACGAACCAGTCCTTCATCTCACCCTTCGACCATCAGTTTCAGACCCAGGGAGATAAAGACGATTCCGGCCGTGCGATCGAGCCATACCCCCGCCCGCCCGTGACGGCCCAGCCATCCGCCCAGGGAGCCGGCGAACCACCCGATGAGGCCGAACAGAACACAAGCCTGGACGGTAAACATCAGCCCCAGGAGGGCCATCTGTCCGCCCACCGCTCCCTTCCCGGAATCCACGAATTGCGGAAGGAAGGCCAGAAAGAACAAGATCACCTTGGGATTGACGGCATTGGCCAGCAGACCTCGCCAGAACAACATGGGCAGGGACTCGGGACTCGCCATCGTCCCGTCCAGCCGCACGCTCCCGGTGGAGGGCAAGGCGCGTATTCCCAGCCAAACCAGATAGATGCCGCCAGCCACTTTCAGTCCGGTGAACAGCGCGGGCGAGGCCGCGATGGCCGCGCTGATTCCCAAAGCCGCCAGAATGGTATGGCTGAGACAGCCCAGCGCACATCCCAGACCGAAAGCCATGCCGAAATTCCGACCCCGCGACAGGCCGAGGCTGAGGATCATCAGATTGTCCGGCCCCGGCGACACGGTGATCAGCATGGCCGCCGCCAGAAATCCCAGGACCTGAGATGCGTCCAGAATGGCCATGCCCTCGTCCTCCCTCCCCCTTGCGTGCCAGCGGCTCTACAATAGCCGTCCAGGCGCGCTTTTGAAGCGAAGATGAGGGATCAGACCGGCCCGCCCGGCGCCTGGGGCATGGTAAACAAGACGGTGGTGCCGCTCGTCCCGTCGGATTCCACCCAGATACGGCCTCCCGCCATCTCGGTGATCTTGCGGGCAATGGCCAGGCCAATGCCGGTACCGCCATAGGTGCTTGCGGAATGAAGGCGTTCCAGCGCCACGAAAACCCGTTCGTGATAGCAAGGATCGATGCCGATACCGTTATCCGCCACCTGGAACACCCAGCCTTCCGGGTGGTTCTGCGCTCCGACATTCAGACATAATGGCCGCTCGGCATGGCGGAAGCGTACGGCATTCTCGATCAGGATCTCGAACAGATCATCGAGATATTTCTGCGGGATGCCCACGCGGGGCATCAGCCCCCTTTCCACCTGCACCGGGCCGGTCTTGCTGGTATCGACGAAACGGTTGATCGCCGCCGCAAGCGCCGTTTCCGAAGAAGCGATCCCGCCGACCACCGGCTGGCGCTCGATGGCAAGATAGGCCTGGACGTCACGCAATAT of Paramagnetospirillum magnetotacticum MS-1 contains these proteins:
- a CDS encoding YbfB/YjiJ family MFS transporter, coding for MHHPGPWRSTVSALFANLVGIGLARFAYSPLIPALVVEGWFEASAAAYLGAANLAGYLAGALSARALGRRLGPALALKVMMGLIAASFLVCAQPAPFAWFFIWRFASGLAGGVIMVLAATLVLPHVPESRRGLAGGLIFMGVGLGAVASATLLPLLLAQGMSFTWIALGLLCLGFTLAAWSGWPEDAVLPASTPAAPLKDSRLRALMVIYALNAFGLVPHMVFLVDFVARGLNQGIGRGAFIWFLFGLGATVGPVILGRLGDHFGFGRVLRGALATQVLVVGLASTTSQIGWLGLSALIMGSFTPGVVPVVLGRVRELLPGDFGAQRTAWSRTTAAFALGQAAGAYGLSWVFATEKAYPPLFALGAVALALALALELVVRRRNVSAPV
- a CDS encoding GIY-YIG nuclease family protein; translated protein: MKDWFVYVLLNGAHIAYTGIALDVEDRLARHNAGEGAKFTRGRGPWRLAHVEGPLSHGDALRREMAIKRDGAFKRALKRSGV
- a CDS encoding LysE family translocator encodes the protein MAILDASQVLGFLAAAMLITVSPGPDNLMILSLGLSRGRNFGMAFGLGCALGCLSHTILAALGISAAIAASPALFTGLKVAGGIYLVWLGIRALPSTGSVRLDGTMASPESLPMLFWRGLLANAVNPKVILFFLAFLPQFVDSGKGAVGGQMALLGLMFTVQACVLFGLIGWFAGSLGGWLGRHGRAGVWLDRTAGIVFISLGLKLMVEG